A stretch of DNA from Candidatus Poribacteria bacterium:
GGAACTCGCCCAGTCGGGCGACATCCGGGTCGGCGAAGAGACCGCGGTCGTTCGGCGGGACGTTCAGCAGCAGGACGCTGTTCCGACCGACGGAGCGGTAGTAGATGTCCATGAGGTGCGGCAGCGTCTTGACGCGCGCGTCCTCATGGGCATGCCAGAACCATCCCGGGCGGATGGAGACATCGCATTCTGCCGGATACCAGACCTTGCCGCCCACACCGTGGATCGCCGGGTTGGCGTCCTGCACGCTCCATTCGGTCTCGCGGGCGTACCCGTCTTCGTTGCCGACCCACCGAACGTCGGGACCGCAGATGGCGATGACCGCGTCGGGTTGGTGCTCGCGGATGACGGCGTAGTAGCTCTGCCAGTCGTACTCCTGACGCTTGCCATTGGGACCTTCGCCGCACGCGCCGTCGAACCAAGCCTCGCCGATGGGTCCGTAGCGCGTCATCAGCTCGGTGAGCTGTCGGCAGAAATACTCGTTGTATGCCGGAGAGTCGCCGTAAGTGGGCGCGTTGCGGTCCCAGGGCGACAGATAGATGCCCAGCTTCATGCCGGCGTCGGCGCACGCCTGGGCGAGCTCGCCCACGACATCGCCCTTACCGCCGCGCCACGGAGAGCTCTTGACCGAGTGGTTCGTCCAGTCGCTGCGCCACAGGCAGAACCCGTCGTGGTGCTTCGCCGTCAGGATCATGTAGCGGAAGCCGGCGTCCTTCGCCGTCTGCACCCACTGTCGAGCGTCCAGGTCTGATGGGTTGAACGCGGCGGGGTCTTCGGTTCCCTCTCCCCATTCGCGGTTCGTGAAGGTGTTCACGCCGAAGTGCAGGAACATGGTCAACTCGGACTGCTGCCACTCGAGCTGCGACCGCGTCGGCTTCGGGTCCATGCGGGTACCTTCCGGGCTGGTTGCGCACCGGTGATGCCGAGAGCGCCGATTATACCGGCGCTGTGACAGACCGGCAACTCTGCGTGGATCGTCCGACGTGGTCTGGATCACCGGGCGCTGAGGAACGCTACCCGATGCCTGCGAACCGGAGACGCCCCCGCCAGCGTCGTCGTAGCTGATCCCTGAGCACGTGGTGATCCTCGGACGAAAGAGAGGGGTCGCTGGCGACGATGGACTCCGCCTCGCAACGGGCGACCTCGAGCACATCGGCATCGCGGATCAGGTCGGCGATCCGCAGCGTGGGCGTGCCCGACTGCCGCGTTCCGAGAATCTCGCCGGGCCCTCGGATCGCCAAGTCCTCTTCAGCGATCTCGAACCCGTCAGTGGTACGGAGCATTGCGGCAAGACGGCGTTTGCCTTCGTCCGTCCTGGGGCGGCCGACCAAGGCGCAGTAGGACGCATGCTCGCCGCGGCCCACACGTCCTCGAAGCTGATGCAGTTGAGCCAAGCCGAATCGCTCGACGTTCTCGATGACCATGATATTGGCATTGGGCACGTCGACCCCGACCTCGATGACGGTCGTCGAGACGAGGATATCGACCAGTCCCTGCTGGAACCGCTGCATCGTGCTGTGGCGCTCGTCCGAGGACAGCCTGCCGTGAAGGAGGGCGACCCTCCGGTTCGGAAACGCCGCAGCCAGGCGTTCCGCCGCCTCGGAGGCTGCCTGCACGTCCTCCAGCTTCTCCGATTCCTCGATCAAGGGGTAGACAACGTACGCCTGCCTATCCTTCGAGAGCTGATGTTCGATGAACCGATAGAGCTGCTCCCGATCCTCGTCGGAGAACTGCTTGGTCTGGATCGGCTTCCTACCGGGGGGCAGTTCGTCGATCACCGACACGGCGAGGTCGCCGTATACCGTGAGCGCGAGCGTGCGCGGGATGGGCGTCGCGGTCATCACGAGCGTATCCGGCATCCCGCCCTTCTGCCGGAGCTTGTCTCGCTGGAGCACGCCGAATCGGTGCTGCTCATCGGTCACGACCAAGCTCAAGTGCGCGAACTCGACTCCAGATTGGATGAGCGCGTGGGTTCCGACAACGACGCGCGCCGACCCCGACGCGATGGCTTCGAGGGCAGCGCGCTTGTCGCCAGCCGACATATCCCCCGTAACGAGACATGGTTCCACCCCAATCGGCGACAGAAAGCACCGGAGCGTATCGTGGTGCTGTTCGGCGAGGATTTCCGTCGGAGCCATCATCGCTGCCTGATACCCGCTCTCGACCGCGTGCAGCATCGCGACGGCAGCCACGACCGTCTTGCCCGATCCCACATCTCCCTGCAACAGTCGGTTCATGGGCTTGGGACGTGACATATCCGCCTCGATCTCGTCGAGCACCCGACGCTGCGCGTCTGTCAGCCGGAAGGGCAGGCTGCTCAGCAATCGACGAGGCGAATCGCCATCGATCCGGTGCGCGAGACCTGCGGGTCCATCCTCCGCAGCCCGGCGTCTGAGCAACAACCCCAGTTGGAGTCCAAGGAACTCGTCGAAGACCAACCGACGCCGTGCGACTTCGGCGTGACCTGGGCTCGATGGGAAGTGGACCTCGCGGATCGCGTCGCCCGCGTGTATCAGGTTCAGCCGGTCGCGTACGTCGGTCGGAAGCGGCTCCGGGTAGGCGTCGGCGTATTGGCGGACCGCGATGGAGGTCAGCGACCGCAGAGCGCGCTGACTGATCCCTTCGGTAAGTCGATAGACCGGAACCAATCTGCCTGTGTGGACGAGCTCGGCGTCGTCGTCGGATAGGACTTCGTACTCGAACGTCGTCGACTCTACGGCAGGCTGCCCGCGCGGGCTCCGGCGGAACTGCCCGCTGACGACAATCACATCTCCAACCTTGAGCGACCGCTTCAGGTACCCTGCTCGCTTGCCGAACCCGACCAGCGCGGCGACGCCCTTGCCGTCAGAGATGATCGCCTTCGACACCTTGGGCGCGTTCGACCGGCGTACAGGGACGTCCACATGGTTCACGACCCTTGCTTCGACCGACACGACGTCGGACGCGTAGCCGACGCGGTCGAGAGTCACCATCCGGCTTCTGTCCAGGTATCGAGTCGGGTAGTTCTCCAGGCAGTCCTCGACCGTCTTGAGACCCAATTTCTCGAGCAGACCGAGTCGACGGGCGGTCATGCGCGACAGCTCGGCGACGGGCATCTCCAGCCGCTGGCGATCGCCCGGAAGCACTTGAGGGGACGTACCTTGTGGCGATGGGCGTGTCTTCGGCGCTTGGGGCGGCTGAGATGACGGTCGTGGGTCGGTCGCAGGTTTGCCGTCGGGCTCTGAGGCGAGGTCGAACGAAAGCTGGGGGTCCTTCATGCTGCCCTGTCGTGCGCCGTTCCTGAGGCCGCCGCGCACCACGACACTAGCCTTGATGGCGCCTGGATACCTTGCGCACGCCTCGCACGCGGGCGAGGGCTGCCACGATCTTGTCGAGCTGATCCCGACTCGTGACATCCAGCGAGAACTCGTGCACGGCGGTGAACTCGTCCGGCGTCGTCACTTTCGCGTTGAAGATGTTGGCTCCCGAGGCGGCGATGACCTCAGCGACGTCGCGCAGGAGCGCGACTCGGTCGTTGCTCTCCAAGACGATCGCCGTGCGATACGTTCCCTTGCCGGTCGATGACCACTCGATGGGCTGGATCCGCTGGAACTCCCCGGCAATGCGCGGACAGTCGAGGGCATGGATGGTGACGCCCCGACCGCGCGTCACGTATCCCACGACATCGTCGCCCGGAATCGGCTGACAGCACTTCGCGATACGGGTCTCGGCTTCGGAGATGCCATCGAGTCGTGCGTCCACCATCTGGCGGTGACGCTTCGCGGGTTCAACCGCCTCCTCTTGGCGTTCCTCCGGCGGAACGAGTGTGTGGTACACCCGTTGTGGTGAGATTTGGCCGTTGCCTACGTCAGCCAGGAACTCCTCGACCGTCTTGTGGTTCAGCCTGGTCGCCAGATCGCTGAGCACGGCGGGCTTGAGCAGCGCGCGCGGGTTGCGTCGGTGTGAGCGGAGCTCCGCCTCGATCAGCCGTCTTCCGAGCTGAACGCTCTGCTCGAACTCCTGCGCCCTCAGCCAGTGGTTGATCTTGGTTCGCGCGCGCGACGTCTTGACGTACTTGAGCCAGTCGCGGCTCGGATGTGCATCTGGGCTCGTGAGGATCTCGACCTGATCGCCGCTGCTCAACTCCTGCTTCAGAGGCACGATGGAGCCGTGCACCTTCGCCGCCGAGGTGTGAAGCCCGACGTCGGAGTGGATCGCGAAGGCGAAGTCGATGGGCGTCGCACCTTTGCGGAAGATCTTCATCTGGCCCTTCGGCGTGAACACGAAGATCTCCTCCTCGAAGAGCTCGCCTCGCATCGACTGAATGAACTCCTGCGGGTTCCGCACCTCCTGGATCTGTTCGACCAGGCCGCGGAGCCATGCGAACCGGTCGATGCTCCGGGACGATGGGCGGTCGCCATCCTTGTAGCCCCAGTGAGCCGCCACGCCCAGTTCTGCGATCCGGTGCATGTCGTGCGTGCGGATCTGCACCTCGGCGGGACGACCGCCGTCCATGATGGTCGTGTGGAGCGACTGATACATGTTCGTCTTGGGCACCGTCAGGTAGTCTTTGAACCGATCCGGCATGTGAACCCAATGCCCGTGGATGATCCCAAGAGCCAGCCAACAGTCGGCTGGCGTATCGACCAGCACGCGGAAGCCGATCAGGTCGTAGATGTGGTCGAATGGAACCCCGCGCACCGTGATCTTCCGATAGATGCTGTACAGGTGCTTAGGCCGGCCGAAGACCCGCGCTGCGACGTTGCCATCCCGCAGGATCGCCTGGATTCGGTCGACCATCTCCTGCGTGTAGGACTCGCGCTCCCGCCGCTTGTCGTGAACCCGCTGCGCGATGTCTTTGTAGGCTTCCGGGAAGAGGCACTTGAAGGCGAGGTCGTCGAGCTCGGTGCGAACGCGCGCAATCCCGAGACGGTGCGCCAACGGAGCGTAGATCTCCAGCGTCTCCTGCGCGGTCCGGCGACGCTGGGCGTCCGACATGTAGTCGATGGTCTGCATGTTGTGGAGGCGATCCGCCAGCTTCACGATGACCACGCGCACGTCGCGTGCCATCGCGAGCACCATCTTCCGGTAGTTCTCAGACTGGTGTTCATCGAGGCGCAGGTATTCGATGCGGCCGAGCTTGGTCACGCCGTCGACGACATGAGCGACGATCGGGCCGAACTCCTTCTCGAGCTCTTCGACCGTCACGCCGCAATCTTCGACCACGTCGTGGAGTAGACCGCCACAGATCGCCGGCGAATCCATGCGCAGATCGACCAGGATACGAGCCACCTCGAACGGGTGCACGAAGTACGGGCAACCGGACCGGCGCAGTTGTCCCACGTGAGCGCGCTGGGCGAAGTCGAACGCCTTGGCGACCGCGTCCACTTCGTCGGGTCCGATTGCCGCGAGGTGCTCCCGCATGTCCGAGAGCAATGTATCCAGCCGAGCTTCCATATCGGTCTATCCTGTGCCAGAACGTCGCATGGTTCGCCGGTGCCGGTCCAGCACCTCCCAGAAATCACGCGGTGTCGCGCGTAGCCATCGCTCTCCCCGAAGACGCTGGCGGAGCCGCGCTATCCTGAACTCCCGGAACGTCGCGGAATCGTCGAGCGAACCTGTCGCGGCCTCGATTCGTGCGAACGACGGAGTGTCGCCTTCGTGGCGGCTCAGCACGCCGATCTCGACCAGCACATCGGCGACACGCTGCACCGTGCCTGGATCCAAGCCGCTCTCGACGGACCAGTCAGCTAGCGCGACGGCTCCGCCGACCCGTGCTGCGACCGTCCTATGGACCCTGAAGGCTTCGCGCAACGTCTCCTCCGAAGGATGGTCCGCTTCGACCTGTCTCGCATCCGCGACGATGTCTCGCTCGTTGAAGAGCAGCACGATGCGACCGGACGCGGTCTCCAGGTCTGGCGCCCCGACCCAACGCATCAGCAACGGCTCGCAGAGCGCACAGAACGCGGGATCGTCAGACGGGGCATGGCACAGCACTATCTGGTGTATCAAAGCCCAATCGGATGGCGGCACGGCGTGATCGACCGCCTCCGACGTGAGCAATGCCGTAACGTCGCCCGCGATGAGCTGCTGCGCCCCAGCCTCGTCCTCGCCGCAGGACACTCCCATACCGTCGAGTAGCTCGCGCGCCTGCTCTGCCGCTCGCGCGTCTCGCACGTAGACCAGAGAGGGCTCCCCACGGAGCAACACATCGGCTAGGGCGTCCGCCTTGCTGGTCTCGCGACGCCTATCCTCTATTCTAACCCATGCGGCGGTTTCGTGCGGGGGGTAGATTCCCGTGCTTCCGGCGGGACGTACCGACCAGTGATCGACGCTGATCTGCGGTCTGCTGGTGTTCCCGTACTCGTCGATTTCGACGACGCCCGCCACATCGACCTCGACCCCTGAAGCGCTCAGCGCGACGGCGTCCTCGGTGTGACGCCACCGGATCGCCCGGATCGAGTAGGGCTCATCGACGAGCGTCACGCCGAGGTGTGTCGATTCCTTGCCGAACAAGCGTGGCGCGCCCTGCACGCGAAGCCCGCGAATGCCGACGCGAGGCTGCGGGTTCCCTTCGCTGAAGGGGTCCAGAGCCGCTGTTTCGCGGATGGCTTCGATGGTGAGTTCGCTGAGGGGGATCACGGAATCGAGCCGGAGCTTTGGGGCGATATCCGTTTCCGATAGGCGTTCGCGAGCCACCGCAAGGAACCGCCTCCCCAGCGATCTGGCGCGGTCCCTCGTCACGGTCAGACCGGCAGCCGCGCGGTGTCCGCCGAATGTCACCATGAGCTCGCGGCACTCGAGCAGGGCGTCGTGGATATCGAACTCCGGGATGCTTCGAGCCGACCCCTTCCCGATGTCCTCCTCCATGCCCACGAGGACCGTCGGCATCCCGTATCGCTCGACCAAGCGCCCAGCGACGATGCCGACCACTCCCGGATGCCAGCCGTCACGGCAGAGGAACAGAGCTCGCTCGCGCTCCAACGCTGCCCGATCGCTGTCCACTTGTGCGCACGCATCCTGGAAGATCCGTTCCGTCAGCCGTCGGCGCTCTTCGTTGTCGGCGTGCAGCTCACGGGCGATCTCCTGGGCTTCCATGTCGGAGTCCGTGATCAACAGCCTCACGACCTTCCGGGCGCTGTCCAGCCTGCCCGCCGCGTTGATCCGAGGTCCGAGCTGCCATCCGACGTGGCGACCCGTCAGCGTGGTCTCAGGCTTGATGCCAGCGACCTCGCAGAGCGCGCGGATTCCCGGACTGTTGCGCCGGTTCAGCACTTCGAGTCCGAGCTTGGCGAGCGCGCGGTTCTCGCCGCGCATCTGCGCCATATCAGCGATGGTGCCCAGCGCCACCATCCCGAGTTGGTCGAGGAGCAGTGGGTTCCTGTCCGCATCCAGCGATCCTCCCACCAGCGCGTGAGCGAGCTTGAACGCCAGCCCGACGCCCGCGAGTTCCTCGAACGGGTACGTGGAACCGGGCAGCTTGGGGTCGATTACCGCGACGGCGGTGCCTTCGCGCGGCAGGCGGTCTTCGTCCGGGCTATGGTGATCCGTGACGATGACATCGATGCCGAGCTCGTGGGCTGACTCGATTGGACCTTGAGCCGTGACGCCGCAATCGACCGTGACGAGCACTCGTGTGCCGGACGCATGGATCGCATGGATCGCGTCGGTGTTGAGCCCGTAGCCCTCCCGGGCTCGCTCCGGGATGTAGTGGTCGACATTGGCTCCAAGGGCTCGGAAAACGCGCAGGAGGATCGCCGTCGCCGTCGTGCCATCGACGTCATAGTCACCGTAGATGGTGATACGGCTCCCGTCGCCGATTGCCCTGCGGAGGCACTCGACCGCAGGCTCCATGTCCGGCAGAGACCAGGGATCGTGGATGTCGTCGAACGTGGGATGGATGAACGCGCGCGTCTCGGCAACCGAAGCGATGCCCCGGTTCAGCAGCAGATGAGCGACAAAGGGCGTTACGCCTGCGTCGACGCTCAGCGCGGCAACCGCCGGGATGTCATACGGCGCGGCGTGCCAGACTCGTCTGTCCATCACCGGTTCCCGGCTGCGGACTCAGGTGCTGCGGCAACGTGAGCGAGGCATGCACCCGTGCTGACGTTCACTGCGGACGGGCGGTTACGTCGCATGCAGATCGGTCACGCACTCAGTCGCTCGCTCGCTCGTCGGTACAGGTGTCGCACCCGAGCCGACGGCTCGTGGGAGGCGACCGCTCCGCGCCCGAGCAGGTTCAT
This window harbors:
- a CDS encoding alpha-L-fucosidase, translated to MDPKPTRSQLEWQQSELTMFLHFGVNTFTNREWGEGTEDPAAFNPSDLDARQWVQTAKDAGFRYMILTAKHHDGFCLWRSDWTNHSVKSSPWRGGKGDVVGELAQACADAGMKLGIYLSPWDRNAPTYGDSPAYNEYFCRQLTELMTRYGPIGEAWFDGACGEGPNGKRQEYDWQSYYAVIREHQPDAVIAICGPDVRWVGNEDGYARETEWSVQDANPAIHGVGGKVWYPAECDVSIRPGWFWHAHEDARVKTLPHLMDIYYRSVGRNSVLLLNVPPNDRGLFADPDVARLGEFRDAIDRSFRRDVALGARAGARSATAGSPAACAVDNHPETYWQPTPGTEEPWIELRLAEPVSVNTAMTQERIAEGQHVEEYRIDAWVAGAWQRIVSGTTMGHKKLDRFPAVRTNRVRLTIVASRDTPLVSRFSLFDAPAFED
- the recG gene encoding ATP-dependent DNA helicase RecG, producing MSRVGISSTRSWQPSPACEACARYPGAIKASVVVRGGLRNGARQGSMKDPQLSFDLASEPDGKPATDPRPSSQPPQAPKTRPSPQGTSPQVLPGDRQRLEMPVAELSRMTARRLGLLEKLGLKTVEDCLENYPTRYLDRSRMVTLDRVGYASDVVSVEARVVNHVDVPVRRSNAPKVSKAIISDGKGVAALVGFGKRAGYLKRSLKVGDVIVVSGQFRRSPRGQPAVESTTFEYEVLSDDDAELVHTGRLVPVYRLTEGISQRALRSLTSIAVRQYADAYPEPLPTDVRDRLNLIHAGDAIREVHFPSSPGHAEVARRRLVFDEFLGLQLGLLLRRRAAEDGPAGLAHRIDGDSPRRLLSSLPFRLTDAQRRVLDEIEADMSRPKPMNRLLQGDVGSGKTVVAAVAMLHAVESGYQAAMMAPTEILAEQHHDTLRCFLSPIGVEPCLVTGDMSAGDKRAALEAIASGSARVVVGTHALIQSGVEFAHLSLVVTDEQHRFGVLQRDKLRQKGGMPDTLVMTATPIPRTLALTVYGDLAVSVIDELPPGRKPIQTKQFSDEDREQLYRFIEHQLSKDRQAYVVYPLIEESEKLEDVQAASEAAERLAAAFPNRRVALLHGRLSSDERHSTMQRFQQGLVDILVSTTVIEVGVDVPNANIMVIENVERFGLAQLHQLRGRVGRGEHASYCALVGRPRTDEGKRRLAAMLRTTDGFEIAEEDLAIRGPGEILGTRQSGTPTLRIADLIRDADVLEVARCEAESIVASDPSLSSEDHHVLRDQLRRRWRGRLRFAGIG
- a CDS encoding bifunctional (p)ppGpp synthetase/guanosine-3',5'-bis(diphosphate) 3'-pyrophosphohydrolase; this encodes MEARLDTLLSDMREHLAAIGPDEVDAVAKAFDFAQRAHVGQLRRSGCPYFVHPFEVARILVDLRMDSPAICGGLLHDVVEDCGVTVEELEKEFGPIVAHVVDGVTKLGRIEYLRLDEHQSENYRKMVLAMARDVRVVIVKLADRLHNMQTIDYMSDAQRRRTAQETLEIYAPLAHRLGIARVRTELDDLAFKCLFPEAYKDIAQRVHDKRRERESYTQEMVDRIQAILRDGNVAARVFGRPKHLYSIYRKITVRGVPFDHIYDLIGFRVLVDTPADCWLALGIIHGHWVHMPDRFKDYLTVPKTNMYQSLHTTIMDGGRPAEVQIRTHDMHRIAELGVAAHWGYKDGDRPSSRSIDRFAWLRGLVEQIQEVRNPQEFIQSMRGELFEEEIFVFTPKGQMKIFRKGATPIDFAFAIHSDVGLHTSAAKVHGSIVPLKQELSSGDQVEILTSPDAHPSRDWLKYVKTSRARTKINHWLRAQEFEQSVQLGRRLIEAELRSHRRNPRALLKPAVLSDLATRLNHKTVEEFLADVGNGQISPQRVYHTLVPPEERQEEAVEPAKRHRQMVDARLDGISEAETRIAKCCQPIPGDDVVGYVTRGRGVTIHALDCPRIAGEFQRIQPIEWSSTGKGTYRTAIVLESNDRVALLRDVAEVIAASGANIFNAKVTTPDEFTAVHEFSLDVTSRDQLDKIVAALARVRGVRKVSRRHQG
- the recJ gene encoding single-stranded-DNA-specific exonuclease RecJ — translated: MDRRVWHAAPYDIPAVAALSVDAGVTPFVAHLLLNRGIASVAETRAFIHPTFDDIHDPWSLPDMEPAVECLRRAIGDGSRITIYGDYDVDGTTATAILLRVFRALGANVDHYIPERAREGYGLNTDAIHAIHASGTRVLVTVDCGVTAQGPIESAHELGIDVIVTDHHSPDEDRLPREGTAVAVIDPKLPGSTYPFEELAGVGLAFKLAHALVGGSLDADRNPLLLDQLGMVALGTIADMAQMRGENRALAKLGLEVLNRRNSPGIRALCEVAGIKPETTLTGRHVGWQLGPRINAAGRLDSARKVVRLLITDSDMEAQEIARELHADNEERRRLTERIFQDACAQVDSDRAALERERALFLCRDGWHPGVVGIVAGRLVERYGMPTVLVGMEEDIGKGSARSIPEFDIHDALLECRELMVTFGGHRAAAGLTVTRDRARSLGRRFLAVARERLSETDIAPKLRLDSVIPLSELTIEAIRETAALDPFSEGNPQPRVGIRGLRVQGAPRLFGKESTHLGVTLVDEPYSIRAIRWRHTEDAVALSASGVEVDVAGVVEIDEYGNTSRPQISVDHWSVRPAGSTGIYPPHETAAWVRIEDRRRETSKADALADVLLRGEPSLVYVRDARAAEQARELLDGMGVSCGEDEAGAQQLIAGDVTALLTSEAVDHAVPPSDWALIHQIVLCHAPSDDPAFCALCEPLLMRWVGAPDLETASGRIVLLFNERDIVADARQVEADHPSEETLREAFRVHRTVAARVGGAVALADWSVESGLDPGTVQRVADVLVEIGVLSRHEGDTPSFARIEAATGSLDDSATFREFRIARLRQRLRGERWLRATPRDFWEVLDRHRRTMRRSGTG